The segment GACACGCTTTACGAAACACCTCGCCCGCCTGAAAGAAGTCTTGTTTCACACCGGTGCCTTTTTTATACATCAGACCCAGATTGGCACACCCCCACGCATCACCCCCGTCACACGCTTTGCGATACCAATCTGCCGCCTCCGCAAGGTTTTGTTTCACACCTTCGCCTTTTTTATACATCAACCCCAGATCGGAACACGCGTCCGCATCACCCCCGTCGCACGCTTTACGAAAGAATGCCGCTGCCTGAGCAAAGTCTTGTGTCACACCTTTGCCGATGGCATACGACATGCCCAGATCGAGACACCCTGCTGCAGCACCTCGAGCGCATTGTGCTCTGGAGTCTGTGACTTGCTGAGACTCGTCTGCCGCGGTGAGACTTGGGAAGACACACGCCGCGACTAGCGTACTAATGAGCAGGTGGTAGCGAAGATTCACGGATGAGCCTGTGCTCTGGTTGCTGGCTAACCCTAAGGTAGCCGAAACCCTATGCCGATTGTGTAGGAGTGTCAAGGCGCGAAATGCTGAATCAGTCCAGGCGCTAACCTGTTGATTTAGTGGCGCGCCCGACAGGACTTGAACCTGTAACCCCCAGATCCGTAGTCTGGTGCTCTATCCATTGAGCTACGGGCGCGAAGGGACAGTATGCAACCGGCCGGTGTGGTGGATCCGCCATGCCTGGCGAGATCCACTACTTGCACTTGCTCCGGGAAAAGTAAGTGGCGGAGAGGGCGGGATTTGAACCCGCGACAAGGCTTTTGGCCC is part of the Nitrospira sp. genome and harbors:
- a CDS encoding sel1 repeat family protein, yielding MYKKGEGVKQNLAEAADWYRKACDGGDAWGCANLGLMYKKGTGVKQDFFQAGEVFRKAC